The genomic segment CGCCAATACCACACTCATAACCCGAAGCAACTTCCTTGGCATCGTCTTTGAATCGTCGCAGAGAACCAATCTTACCTGTGTAGAGAACCACGCCTTCACGAAGGACGCGAACACCAGCATTACGTTGGATCTTGCCACTGGTAACATAACAACCACCAATAACACCAATCTTTGGAACACTAAAGATATCACGAACCTCTGCATCACCGATAATCTCTTCTTCAAAGGTCGGATCAAGCATACCCACCATTGCATCACGGATATCATCGAGGGCATGATAGATAACGTCGTAGGAACGAACATCAACATGTTCCTTATCGGCAAGCGCTTTCACCTTAGCTGACGGCCGCACATTGAAACCAATGATAATAGCGTCGGAGGCCGAGGCGAGAAGGATATCTGAATCTGTAATGGTACCAGTTCCCTCATGAAGCAAACGTACCTTAATTGCCTTGGTGGAGAGATCAGCTGCAGCCTTAGCAAAGGCTTCAAGTGTTCCCTGAACATCGGCACGAAGAACAACGCGAAGTTCACGAACCTCTCCCTCACTCATCTGCTCAAAGAGCTTATCAAGAGAGATTTTGGTACTTGCACCAAGCTCAGCCTCACGCGCCTTCATGGCACGATCATGACTAACGGCCTTAGCCATCTTCTCATCGGTAACCACGACAAACTCATCACCGGCGGAAGGTACACCAGAGAGACCTTGTACTTCTACAGGGATAGAAGGACCTGCTTCAGCAAGTGAACGTCCCCGATAGTCGAGCATGGCACGTACTTTACCACTGTGCTGACCAACAACAAAGTGATCGCCCTTGGCAAGGGTTCCTGCCTGAACGAGGATGGTTGCAACAGGACCACGACCCTTATCCAGTTGAGCCTCAAGTACACGTCCGATCACCTTACGATCAGGATTGGCCTTCAACTCGAGCATCTCTGCCGCAAGCTGGACAGACTCCATCAGCTCATCAATGCCGATCTGCTGCTTAGCTGAAGTCTCGCAATACATGGTGGTTCCACCCCACTCTTCCGGGGAGAGATCCAACTCTGCAAGTTCACGCTTAACACGCTCAACATCAGCATTGTCTTTATCAATTTTATTTACAGCAACAATGATTGGCACATTGGCAGCCTGAGAGTGACGAATCGCCTCACGGGTCTGGTCCATAACGCCATCATCTGCAGCTACCACAAGGATAACAATATCTGTTACCTGGGCACCACGAGAACGCATTTCTGTAAAGGCAGCATGGCCCGGAGTATCAACAAAGGTAACATCTCCTGAGGCAGCTTTTACATGGTAGGCACCGATATGCTGGGTAATACCACCTGCTTCACCATCTGCTACATCGGTTTTACGAATAGCATCCAGAATAGAGGTCTTACCGTGATCAACATGACCCATAACGGTAACAACAGGACAACGTCCTACCTCTATACCACCCTCTTCTGCTTCGGTAAGAAGTTGAATACCAAGCTCATCGGTAATACCCTGATCTACCTCATAGCCATATTCGGTTGCAATAAGGGTCGCAGTATCGATATCAACAGACTGGTTGATGGTGGCCATAAGCCCAAGTCCCATCAATTTACCGATCACATCACTTGCCTTAACCTTCATACGACCGGCAAGATCACCTACGGTGATGGTGTCATATACCTTAACATGCTTCTTACTCGCCTTCATCTCCGATGGTGGTAAAGTCTGAGCATCACGCTTACCTCTTCTCGGACGTCTACCACGGTTCTGATAATCGGTTCCGAAGTGGGTAAATTTTACACCTTTTTTCCCCTTAGCCTTTGGACGGCTATCACGCTCTGCAGGCTTCTCATCACGACGGCCCTTCTTCTTTCTGTTACGACTGTCATCCTGAGCAGGTGTAGCAGGTGCCGCTGGCTTAGGAGGTCCGCCTGCACTACGATTAGGTGACGGAGTACTTGGACGTGGGCTTCTATTAACCGGTGGCCTGGTTGGCTTTCTGCGAGGGCGAGAAGGCTCTTCTCTCTGAATAGGCAACTCTACCCGACCAATAACACGGACACCTCCACTTCGATATGGCTGTTGAGCGGGTTTAACTTTTTTATCAGTACTGGCAGGTGTTGCTACCTTTTTACTGTCTACTGCTGTTTTGCTTTTTTCCACGGTTTCCGTATGTTCTGCTCGTTTTATTTCTGGGGCACCTGCTTTTTTCTCGTTACTGCCAGCACTCACTACCTCTGGCTTAGCAACAGCAGCACTTTCTTCTTTCTCAATGGTTGGTTTCTGTGCTTTCAACTGAGACTCTTCCTCTCTCTCTAAGGGGGCGGTAGGAGCCTCTTTGTTAGTAACGAGTTCCTCTACAACCGGGGCAACTTCTTGTATCACAGGTTCACTCTTCTCGGCCTTAACAGGCTCCGATTTTTTTACCTCTTCAGCCACCACTTCTTTAGGTACCTCGACGCTTACCGCCTGTACCTCTTCTACAATTTTTTCTGGCACGACAGGTTCATCTACTTTCTTACCCCCAATTACAGTGGTAGGTCGATGCGCGGCTGCAGCTTCATTTGTCGCCTGCCCTGTGTCTTGCCCAGACTCTTTTGTGCCAAGGAAGGTACGTCGAATCTCATCGGCGGTAGCATCATCTACGGTGGAGCTATGACCTTTGATTTGATACCCCTTTTTGATCAGCTTATCAGCAAATGCTTTACCGCTCATCCCTGCCTCTTTGGCCAACTCGTAAATCCTAATCCTGCTCATTCGTTACTCCCGTATCCTTCCCATTCATCAATAAAATTAAGATCAAAACCTCAACCTTAATTCATGAGCCTGTAAAATATACTTTAAACTTATAGCAGACAATTCGGGCAACTACAGGCGAAAAATCCTTTTCCATCTCCTCTGCTGTTTCATCAACTGTTCAGAACAGTTATCCTTATCACAACAGTATGCTCCACGCCCTTCCAGCACAGCCTTTTCGTCAAAAAAAGGTGCCTCACCACGCCACACAAATCGTCGCAAAGTCTGCTTTTCCTGTTTTACACCGCAACTCACGCAGGTTCGCACAACCATAGTCGACCCTATTGTTGCTGAGTTGTTGGTTCTTCTGGATCCTGTCCTGCTTCAGCATTATCTGTGATCTCTTCAACCACAACAGCCTCTTCAGAAGATTCAGCATCTACAGTATCAGCATTTATATTCTCAGCCTCACTCGCCTCTACAGAACTTATCTCTGTTTCCTCTGCTACAAATGGATTTGCCTGCGCATCCTTAACAAGAGCGGCCGCAAACTCCTCATTTATAGCTCGTAAAACGGTAAGATCAGCAATCTCAGTCTGCGCAAGAACAGCCGTTGAAACAATACCTCTTGCCCAGAGCTGATCGGCAAGACCTTCATCTATACCGTGAATTTTAAGTAAACTTTGGTATCCAGGATCCTGCAAATTAGCATAGCGTTGCTCGCTCTTTACATCAATACGACAACCAAGCAACCTTGAGGCTAAACGTACATTCTGGCCCTGTCTACCGATGGCCAAAGAAAGTTGGTCATTTGGCACAACAACAAGCAATGAGTTTCTCTCTTCGTCATTACGTACCATACTTACATGCGCTGGCGCTAAGGCATTGTAAACATACTTGGCAATATCTGGACTCCAAGTAACAATATCAATACGTTCTCCCTGCAATTCCTGTACAACATTCTGCACACGAGAACCCTTCATACCAACACAGGCACCTACTGGATCGACATCACTTTCCGAAGAGCTCACCGCAATTTTTGCCCGAAAACCAGGCTCACGACTCACACCCAGAACACGAACAATGCCCTCACTCATCTCAGGTACTTCCATCTGAAAGAGTTTTTCTAAGAACTCATCACATGTACGAGAAAGAATCAGCTGACAATCGCGACTGGTCTGACGGACCTCAAGCAGATAAGCACGAATACGATCACCCTGCTTAAAGGTTCGCTTAGGAATCTGATGTTCTTTTGGCAAAATAGCATCGGTGCGACCCAGGTTAACAACCATATTGCCGCGTTCAAAACGCTGAACGATACCACTGACAACCTCGCCAACACGATCCTTATACATGTCATAAATAACATCTCGTTCGGCATCTTTCATGCGGTTAATAATAACCTGTTTTGCCGATTGAGCAGCGATACGACCAAGATCAGTGATATTGGACATTTTTTCGCCAAGATCATCTCCCAACTGAACGGCTGGATCAAGAATCCGAGCGTCTTCAAGAGCAATCTCTGTCTGCTCATCCTCTATTTCTTCAACCACGGTTCTAAATTGAAAGACATCAACCTCGCCATACTCTTCATTATAGCGAACTTCTATGTCACGACGGCTACCAAATTTCTTTTTAGCAGCAGACTCAACAGCTTCTTCTATAGCGCTGACCAATATTCCCTTATCAATTCCACGATCTCTACTAATTTGGTCAATTATGCGTTTTAAATCCGACAGCATATCTCACTCCGTTACTCTAACGTTCAACTCCTGCATCGGGAGATTTATCTTTTTATGTCTTTACGCCCAGTAAATTACAATACCAATCTTGCCTTATTCAGTTGCTCGATCCCACACTTCACAGCAATTTTTCCGTCAACAAGCAGAGATACTTCTCCATCCTCGACAGGACCGATTATTCCCTCAAAGGTCTTTTCGCCATTAAGAGGTTCGTGCAATTTTATACGAGCTTTTTTACCCGCAAATCTTTCAAAGTTAGCTAAAGATTTCAAAGGACGCTCCACACCAGGAGAAGAAACCTCTAGGTGGTAAGCTTGTTCTATGACGTCTTCAACGTCTAGGTATTGGCCAACTTCCCGACTTACCTGGGCGCATAGATCAAGTGTCACGCCACCTTCTACGTCAATAAACAGACGCAAAACCCAGCCATGTCCTTCACATCTAAATTGTATGTCAACAAGCTCTACATCCATGGACTGCAACACGGATGCAACATAGCCTTCTATTTTCTCTACAGCTGCCTCGCTCAAGATTCAACCTCTACGCAGTGACCACACGTCTTTATATAATAACAATTAAATTACATGCAGGCATAAAAAAAAGCGGGCAAAGCCCACTTCCGAAAGCTCTCCCCAAGATCTGGAAAAAGTATAACACAAATCACAGGATGTGATCTGCTACCGAACATACTTTAATAACCATAAACACCCATCTTTGTCAAGAAATAAGAGCGAGAAAGAATTCCACGAATTACCGGCTATTTCATCGATATACATTTTTCTATCCAGCCCCCAACCCCTGACAAAAACAAATAAAAGAGCTGTTTTTAGCCGGTCACAAAAAAAATTCTCGTTGACT from the Desulfotalea psychrophila LSv54 genome contains:
- the infB gene encoding translation initiation factor IF-2, with the protein product MSRIRIYELAKEAGMSGKAFADKLIKKGYQIKGHSSTVDDATADEIRRTFLGTKESGQDTGQATNEAAAAHRPTTVIGGKKVDEPVVPEKIVEEVQAVSVEVPKEVVAEEVKKSEPVKAEKSEPVIQEVAPVVEELVTNKEAPTAPLEREEESQLKAQKPTIEKEESAAVAKPEVVSAGSNEKKAGAPEIKRAEHTETVEKSKTAVDSKKVATPASTDKKVKPAQQPYRSGGVRVIGRVELPIQREEPSRPRRKPTRPPVNRSPRPSTPSPNRSAGGPPKPAAPATPAQDDSRNRKKKGRRDEKPAERDSRPKAKGKKGVKFTHFGTDYQNRGRRPRRGKRDAQTLPPSEMKASKKHVKVYDTITVGDLAGRMKVKASDVIGKLMGLGLMATINQSVDIDTATLIATEYGYEVDQGITDELGIQLLTEAEEGGIEVGRCPVVTVMGHVDHGKTSILDAIRKTDVADGEAGGITQHIGAYHVKAASGDVTFVDTPGHAAFTEMRSRGAQVTDIVILVVAADDGVMDQTREAIRHSQAANVPIIVAVNKIDKDNADVERVKRELAELDLSPEEWGGTTMYCETSAKQQIGIDELMESVQLAAEMLELKANPDRKVIGRVLEAQLDKGRGPVATILVQAGTLAKGDHFVVGQHSGKVRAMLDYRGRSLAEAGPSIPVEVQGLSGVPSAGDEFVVVTDEKMAKAVSHDRAMKAREAELGASTKISLDKLFEQMSEGEVRELRVVLRADVQGTLEAFAKAAADLSTKAIKVRLLHEGTGTITDSDILLASASDAIIIGFNVRPSAKVKALADKEHVDVRSYDVIYHALDDIRDAMVGMLDPTFEEEIIGDAEVRDIFSVPKIGVIGGCYVTSGKIQRNAGVRVLREGVVLYTGKIGSLRRFKDDAKEVASGYECGIGVENFNNIKIGDVLEAFIMNEVAATLGE
- a CDS encoding DUF448 domain-containing protein, whose product is MVVRTCVSCGVKQEKQTLRRFVWRGEAPFFDEKAVLEGRGAYCCDKDNCSEQLMKQQRRWKRIFRL
- the nusA gene encoding transcription termination factor NusA produces the protein MLSDLKRIIDQISRDRGIDKGILVSAIEEAVESAAKKKFGSRRDIEVRYNEEYGEVDVFQFRTVVEEIEDEQTEIALEDARILDPAVQLGDDLGEKMSNITDLGRIAAQSAKQVIINRMKDAERDVIYDMYKDRVGEVVSGIVQRFERGNMVVNLGRTDAILPKEHQIPKRTFKQGDRIRAYLLEVRQTSRDCQLILSRTCDEFLEKLFQMEVPEMSEGIVRVLGVSREPGFRAKIAVSSSESDVDPVGACVGMKGSRVQNVVQELQGERIDIVTWSPDIAKYVYNALAPAHVSMVRNDEERNSLLVVVPNDQLSLAIGRQGQNVRLASRLLGCRIDVKSEQRYANLQDPGYQSLLKIHGIDEGLADQLWARGIVSTAVLAQTEIADLTVLRAINEEFAAALVKDAQANPFVAEETEISSVEASEAENINADTVDAESSEEAVVVEEITDNAEAGQDPEEPTTQQQ
- a CDS encoding ribosome maturation factor RimP, translated to MSEAAVEKIEGYVASVLQSMDVELVDIQFRCEGHGWVLRLFIDVEGGVTLDLCAQVSREVGQYLDVEDVIEQAYHLEVSSPGVERPLKSLANFERFAGKKARIKLHEPLNGEKTFEGIIGPVEDGEVSLLVDGKIAVKCGIEQLNKARLVL